One segment of Urocitellus parryii isolate mUroPar1 chromosome 5, mUroPar1.hap1, whole genome shotgun sequence DNA contains the following:
- the Hkdc1 gene encoding hexokinase HKDC1 isoform X1 — protein MFAVHLLAFYFTKLKEDQIKKVDRFLYHMRLSDETLLDIMARFQVEMEKGLGKDTNPTASVKMLPTFVRAIPDGSENGEFLSLDLGGSKFRVLKVQVSEEGKRNVQMESQFYPMPNEIIRGNGSELFDYVADCLADFMKTKDLQHKKLPLGFTFSFPCKQTKLEEGVLLSWTKKFKARGVQDTDVVSRLTRAMKKHKDLDVDILALVNDTVGTMMTCAYDDPYCEVGVIIGTGTNACYMEDMSNIDLVEGDEGRMCINTEWGAFGDDGALEDIRTEFDRELDLGSLNPGKQLFEKMISGLYLGELVRLILLKMAKAGLLFGGVKSSALHTKGKIETQHVAAMEKYKEGLANTREILVDLGLEPSEADCIAVQHVCTIVSFRSANLCAAALAAILTRLRENKKLARLRTTVGMDGTLYKIHPQYPKRLHKVVRRLVPNCDVRFLLSESGSTKGAAMVTAVASRVQAQRKQIDEVLALFQLTPEQLVGVQHKMRTEFEYGLKRKTQALATVKMLPTYVCGMPDGTEKGKFLALDLGGTNFRVLLVKIRSGRRSVRMYNKIFAIPLEIMQGTGEELFDHIVQCIADFLDYMGLKGARLPLGFTFSFPCRQMSIDKGTLIGWTKGFKATDCEGEDVVDMLREAIKRRNEFDLDIVAVVNDTVGTMMTCGYEDPNCEIGLIAGTGSNMCYMEELRNIELVDGDEGKMCINTEWGGFGDNGCIDDIRTQYDKEVDEGSLNPGKQRYEKMTSGMYLGEIVRQILIDLTKQGLLFRGQISERLRTRGIFETKFLSQIESDRLALLQVRRILQQLGLDSTCEDSIVVKEVCGAVSRRAAQLCGAGLAAIVEKRREDQGLEHLKITVGVDGTLYKLHPHFSRVLQETVRALAPQSDVAFMLSEDGSGKGAALITAVAKRTQQSQKEN, from the exons GCTGCCCACCTTTGTCAGGGCCATTCCAGACGGCTCAg AAAATGGGGAATTCCTTTCCCTGGATCTTGGAGGATCCAAGTTTCGAGTCTTGAAGGTGCAAGTCTCTGAGGAAGGGAAACGAAATGTCCAGATGGAGAGTCAGTTCTACCCAATGCCCAATGAAATCATCCGGGGAAATGGCTCAGAG CTGTTTGACTACGTGGCTGACTGCCTGGCAGATTTCATGAAGACCAAAGACTTGCAGCATAAGAAACTGCCCCTtggctttactttttcttttccctgcaaACAGACTAAGTTGGAAGAG GGTGTCCTGCTTTCATGGACCAAGAAGTTCAAGGCACGGGGTGTTCAGGACACGGACGTAGTGAGCCGTCTGACCAGAGCCATGAAAAAACACAAG GACCTGGATGTGGATATCCTGGCCTTGGTCAATGACACCGTGGGGACCATGATGACATGTGCCTACGATGATCCCTACTGTGAAGTCGGTGTGATCATTG GAACTGGCACCAACGCATGTTACATGGAGGACATGAGCAACATTGACCTTGTGGAAGGCGACGAGGGGAGGATGTGCATCAACACAGAGTGGGGGGCCTTCGGGGACGATGGGGCCTTGGAGGACATCCGCACCGAGTTTGACAGGGAGCTGGACCTTGGCTCGCTCAACCCGGGGAAACAACT GTTTGAGAAGATGATCAGTGGCTTGTACCTGGGGGAGCTTGTCAGACTCATCTTGCTGAAGatggctaaggctggcctcctGTTTGGTGGTGTGAAATCCTCTGCTCTCCACACTAAGGGCAAGATCGAGACACAACACGTGGCTGCCATGGAGAA GTACAAAGAAGGCCTTGCTAATACAAGAGAGATCCTGGTGGATCTGGGCCTGGAGCCCTCTGAGGCCGACTGCATTGCTGTCCAGCATGTCTGCACCATCGTCTCCTTCCGTTCCGCCAACCTCTGTGCAGCAGCGTTGGCGGCCATCCTGACGCGCCTCCGGGAGAACAAGAAGCTGGCGAGGCTCCGGACCACGGTGGGCATGGATGGCACACTCTACAAGATACACCCCCA GTACCCCAAACGCCTGCACAAGGTGGTGAGGAGACTGGTCCCAAACTGTGATGTCCGCTTCCTCCTGTCAGAGAGTGGCAGCACCAAGGGGGCCGCCATGGTGACGGCGGTGGCTTCCCGTGTGCAGGCCCAGAGGAAACAGATTGATGAGGTGCTGGCCTTGTTCCAGCTGACCCCAGAGCAGCTGGTGGGCGTGCAGCACAAGATGCGGACTGAGTTCGAGTACGGGCTGAAGAGGAAGACGCAGGCGCTGGCCACAGTCAAGATGCTGCCCACCTACGTCTGCGGGATGCCCGACGGCACAG AGAAAGGAAAGTTCCTGGCCCTGGATTTAGGGGGGACTAACTTCCGGGTCCTCCTGGTGAAGATCAGAAGTGGACGGAGGTCAGTGCGAATGTACAACAAGATCTTTGCCATCCCCCTGGAGATCATGCAGGGCACTGGCGAGGAG CTGTTCGACCACATCGTGCAGTGCATCGCCGACTTCCTGGACTACATGGGCCTCAAGGGAGCCCGGCTGCCTTTGGGCTTCACCTTCTCCTTTCCCTGCAGGCAAATGAGCATTGACAAG GGAACACTCATAGGGTGGACCAAAGGCTTCAAGGCCACCGACTGTGAAGGGGAGGATGTGGTGGACATGCTCAGAGAAGCCATCAAGAGGAGAAAT GAGTTCGACCTGGACATAGTTGCGGTTGTGAATGACACAGTGGGGACCATGATGACCTGTGGCTATGAAGATCCTAACTGTGAGATTGGCTTGATTGCAG GGACAGGAAGCAACATGTGCTACATGGAGGAGTTGCGGAACATCGAGCTGGTGGACGGGGATGAGGGCAAGATGTGTATCAACACAGAGTGGGGAGGATTTGGAGACAATGGCTGCATAGATGACATCCGGACCCAGTACGACAAGGAGGTGGATGAGGGGTCCTTGAATCCTGGCAAACAGAG ATATGAGAAAATGACCAGTGGCATGTACCTGGGGGAGATCGTGCGGCAGATCCTGATTGACCTGACCAAACAGGGTCTCCTCTTCCGAGGGCAGATTTCAGAGCGACTCCGGACCAGGGGCATCTTTGAAACCAAGTTCCTGTCCCAGATTGAAAG CGACCGGCTGGCCCTCCTCCAGGTCCGGAGGATCCTGCAGCAGCTGGGCCTGGACAGCACATGTGAGGACAGCATCGTGGTGAAGGAGGTGTGTGGAGCCGTGTCCCGCAGGGCGGCCCAGCTCTGTGGCGCAGGCCTGGCTGCCATCGtggaaaagaggagagaagacCAGGGGCTGGAGCACCTGAAGATCACCGTGGGCGTGGACGGCACCCTGTACAAGCTGCACCCTCA CTTTTCCCGGGTGCTGCAGGAAACAGTGAGAGCACTAGCCCCCCAGAGTGACGTGGCGTTCATGCTGTCAGAAGACGGCAGTGGAAAGGGAGCAGCTCTCATCACTGCGGTGGCCAAGAGGACACAGCAGTCACAGAAGGAGAACTAG
- the Hkdc1 gene encoding hexokinase HKDC1 isoform X2: protein MFAVHLLAFYFTKLKEDQIKKVDRFLYHMRLSDETLLDIMARFQVEMEKGLGKDTNPTASVKMLPTFVRAIPDGSENGEFLSLDLGGSKFRVLKVQVSEEGKRNVQMESQFYPMPNEIIRGNGSELFDYVADCLADFMKTKDLQHKKLPLGFTFSFPCKQTKLEEDLDVDILALVNDTVGTMMTCAYDDPYCEVGVIIGTGTNACYMEDMSNIDLVEGDEGRMCINTEWGAFGDDGALEDIRTEFDRELDLGSLNPGKQLFEKMISGLYLGELVRLILLKMAKAGLLFGGVKSSALHTKGKIETQHVAAMEKYKEGLANTREILVDLGLEPSEADCIAVQHVCTIVSFRSANLCAAALAAILTRLRENKKLARLRTTVGMDGTLYKIHPQYPKRLHKVVRRLVPNCDVRFLLSESGSTKGAAMVTAVASRVQAQRKQIDEVLALFQLTPEQLVGVQHKMRTEFEYGLKRKTQALATVKMLPTYVCGMPDGTEKGKFLALDLGGTNFRVLLVKIRSGRRSVRMYNKIFAIPLEIMQGTGEELFDHIVQCIADFLDYMGLKGARLPLGFTFSFPCRQMSIDKGTLIGWTKGFKATDCEGEDVVDMLREAIKRRNEFDLDIVAVVNDTVGTMMTCGYEDPNCEIGLIAGTGSNMCYMEELRNIELVDGDEGKMCINTEWGGFGDNGCIDDIRTQYDKEVDEGSLNPGKQRYEKMTSGMYLGEIVRQILIDLTKQGLLFRGQISERLRTRGIFETKFLSQIESDRLALLQVRRILQQLGLDSTCEDSIVVKEVCGAVSRRAAQLCGAGLAAIVEKRREDQGLEHLKITVGVDGTLYKLHPHFSRVLQETVRALAPQSDVAFMLSEDGSGKGAALITAVAKRTQQSQKEN from the exons GCTGCCCACCTTTGTCAGGGCCATTCCAGACGGCTCAg AAAATGGGGAATTCCTTTCCCTGGATCTTGGAGGATCCAAGTTTCGAGTCTTGAAGGTGCAAGTCTCTGAGGAAGGGAAACGAAATGTCCAGATGGAGAGTCAGTTCTACCCAATGCCCAATGAAATCATCCGGGGAAATGGCTCAGAG CTGTTTGACTACGTGGCTGACTGCCTGGCAGATTTCATGAAGACCAAAGACTTGCAGCATAAGAAACTGCCCCTtggctttactttttcttttccctgcaaACAGACTAAGTTGGAAGAG GACCTGGATGTGGATATCCTGGCCTTGGTCAATGACACCGTGGGGACCATGATGACATGTGCCTACGATGATCCCTACTGTGAAGTCGGTGTGATCATTG GAACTGGCACCAACGCATGTTACATGGAGGACATGAGCAACATTGACCTTGTGGAAGGCGACGAGGGGAGGATGTGCATCAACACAGAGTGGGGGGCCTTCGGGGACGATGGGGCCTTGGAGGACATCCGCACCGAGTTTGACAGGGAGCTGGACCTTGGCTCGCTCAACCCGGGGAAACAACT GTTTGAGAAGATGATCAGTGGCTTGTACCTGGGGGAGCTTGTCAGACTCATCTTGCTGAAGatggctaaggctggcctcctGTTTGGTGGTGTGAAATCCTCTGCTCTCCACACTAAGGGCAAGATCGAGACACAACACGTGGCTGCCATGGAGAA GTACAAAGAAGGCCTTGCTAATACAAGAGAGATCCTGGTGGATCTGGGCCTGGAGCCCTCTGAGGCCGACTGCATTGCTGTCCAGCATGTCTGCACCATCGTCTCCTTCCGTTCCGCCAACCTCTGTGCAGCAGCGTTGGCGGCCATCCTGACGCGCCTCCGGGAGAACAAGAAGCTGGCGAGGCTCCGGACCACGGTGGGCATGGATGGCACACTCTACAAGATACACCCCCA GTACCCCAAACGCCTGCACAAGGTGGTGAGGAGACTGGTCCCAAACTGTGATGTCCGCTTCCTCCTGTCAGAGAGTGGCAGCACCAAGGGGGCCGCCATGGTGACGGCGGTGGCTTCCCGTGTGCAGGCCCAGAGGAAACAGATTGATGAGGTGCTGGCCTTGTTCCAGCTGACCCCAGAGCAGCTGGTGGGCGTGCAGCACAAGATGCGGACTGAGTTCGAGTACGGGCTGAAGAGGAAGACGCAGGCGCTGGCCACAGTCAAGATGCTGCCCACCTACGTCTGCGGGATGCCCGACGGCACAG AGAAAGGAAAGTTCCTGGCCCTGGATTTAGGGGGGACTAACTTCCGGGTCCTCCTGGTGAAGATCAGAAGTGGACGGAGGTCAGTGCGAATGTACAACAAGATCTTTGCCATCCCCCTGGAGATCATGCAGGGCACTGGCGAGGAG CTGTTCGACCACATCGTGCAGTGCATCGCCGACTTCCTGGACTACATGGGCCTCAAGGGAGCCCGGCTGCCTTTGGGCTTCACCTTCTCCTTTCCCTGCAGGCAAATGAGCATTGACAAG GGAACACTCATAGGGTGGACCAAAGGCTTCAAGGCCACCGACTGTGAAGGGGAGGATGTGGTGGACATGCTCAGAGAAGCCATCAAGAGGAGAAAT GAGTTCGACCTGGACATAGTTGCGGTTGTGAATGACACAGTGGGGACCATGATGACCTGTGGCTATGAAGATCCTAACTGTGAGATTGGCTTGATTGCAG GGACAGGAAGCAACATGTGCTACATGGAGGAGTTGCGGAACATCGAGCTGGTGGACGGGGATGAGGGCAAGATGTGTATCAACACAGAGTGGGGAGGATTTGGAGACAATGGCTGCATAGATGACATCCGGACCCAGTACGACAAGGAGGTGGATGAGGGGTCCTTGAATCCTGGCAAACAGAG ATATGAGAAAATGACCAGTGGCATGTACCTGGGGGAGATCGTGCGGCAGATCCTGATTGACCTGACCAAACAGGGTCTCCTCTTCCGAGGGCAGATTTCAGAGCGACTCCGGACCAGGGGCATCTTTGAAACCAAGTTCCTGTCCCAGATTGAAAG CGACCGGCTGGCCCTCCTCCAGGTCCGGAGGATCCTGCAGCAGCTGGGCCTGGACAGCACATGTGAGGACAGCATCGTGGTGAAGGAGGTGTGTGGAGCCGTGTCCCGCAGGGCGGCCCAGCTCTGTGGCGCAGGCCTGGCTGCCATCGtggaaaagaggagagaagacCAGGGGCTGGAGCACCTGAAGATCACCGTGGGCGTGGACGGCACCCTGTACAAGCTGCACCCTCA CTTTTCCCGGGTGCTGCAGGAAACAGTGAGAGCACTAGCCCCCCAGAGTGACGTGGCGTTCATGCTGTCAGAAGACGGCAGTGGAAAGGGAGCAGCTCTCATCACTGCGGTGGCCAAGAGGACACAGCAGTCACAGAAGGAGAACTAG
- the Hkdc1 gene encoding hexokinase HKDC1 isoform X3, producing MFAVHLLAFYFTKLKEDQIKKVDRFLYHMRLSDETLLDIMARFQVEMEKGLGKDTNPTASVKMLPTFVRAIPDGSENGEFLSLDLGGSKFRVLKVQVSEEGKRNVQMESQFYPMPNEIIRGNGSEGVLLSWTKKFKARGVQDTDVVSRLTRAMKKHKDLDVDILALVNDTVGTMMTCAYDDPYCEVGVIIGTGTNACYMEDMSNIDLVEGDEGRMCINTEWGAFGDDGALEDIRTEFDRELDLGSLNPGKQLFEKMISGLYLGELVRLILLKMAKAGLLFGGVKSSALHTKGKIETQHVAAMEKYKEGLANTREILVDLGLEPSEADCIAVQHVCTIVSFRSANLCAAALAAILTRLRENKKLARLRTTVGMDGTLYKIHPQYPKRLHKVVRRLVPNCDVRFLLSESGSTKGAAMVTAVASRVQAQRKQIDEVLALFQLTPEQLVGVQHKMRTEFEYGLKRKTQALATVKMLPTYVCGMPDGTEKGKFLALDLGGTNFRVLLVKIRSGRRSVRMYNKIFAIPLEIMQGTGEELFDHIVQCIADFLDYMGLKGARLPLGFTFSFPCRQMSIDKGTLIGWTKGFKATDCEGEDVVDMLREAIKRRNEFDLDIVAVVNDTVGTMMTCGYEDPNCEIGLIAGTGSNMCYMEELRNIELVDGDEGKMCINTEWGGFGDNGCIDDIRTQYDKEVDEGSLNPGKQRYEKMTSGMYLGEIVRQILIDLTKQGLLFRGQISERLRTRGIFETKFLSQIESDRLALLQVRRILQQLGLDSTCEDSIVVKEVCGAVSRRAAQLCGAGLAAIVEKRREDQGLEHLKITVGVDGTLYKLHPHFSRVLQETVRALAPQSDVAFMLSEDGSGKGAALITAVAKRTQQSQKEN from the exons GCTGCCCACCTTTGTCAGGGCCATTCCAGACGGCTCAg AAAATGGGGAATTCCTTTCCCTGGATCTTGGAGGATCCAAGTTTCGAGTCTTGAAGGTGCAAGTCTCTGAGGAAGGGAAACGAAATGTCCAGATGGAGAGTCAGTTCTACCCAATGCCCAATGAAATCATCCGGGGAAATGGCTCAGAG GGTGTCCTGCTTTCATGGACCAAGAAGTTCAAGGCACGGGGTGTTCAGGACACGGACGTAGTGAGCCGTCTGACCAGAGCCATGAAAAAACACAAG GACCTGGATGTGGATATCCTGGCCTTGGTCAATGACACCGTGGGGACCATGATGACATGTGCCTACGATGATCCCTACTGTGAAGTCGGTGTGATCATTG GAACTGGCACCAACGCATGTTACATGGAGGACATGAGCAACATTGACCTTGTGGAAGGCGACGAGGGGAGGATGTGCATCAACACAGAGTGGGGGGCCTTCGGGGACGATGGGGCCTTGGAGGACATCCGCACCGAGTTTGACAGGGAGCTGGACCTTGGCTCGCTCAACCCGGGGAAACAACT GTTTGAGAAGATGATCAGTGGCTTGTACCTGGGGGAGCTTGTCAGACTCATCTTGCTGAAGatggctaaggctggcctcctGTTTGGTGGTGTGAAATCCTCTGCTCTCCACACTAAGGGCAAGATCGAGACACAACACGTGGCTGCCATGGAGAA GTACAAAGAAGGCCTTGCTAATACAAGAGAGATCCTGGTGGATCTGGGCCTGGAGCCCTCTGAGGCCGACTGCATTGCTGTCCAGCATGTCTGCACCATCGTCTCCTTCCGTTCCGCCAACCTCTGTGCAGCAGCGTTGGCGGCCATCCTGACGCGCCTCCGGGAGAACAAGAAGCTGGCGAGGCTCCGGACCACGGTGGGCATGGATGGCACACTCTACAAGATACACCCCCA GTACCCCAAACGCCTGCACAAGGTGGTGAGGAGACTGGTCCCAAACTGTGATGTCCGCTTCCTCCTGTCAGAGAGTGGCAGCACCAAGGGGGCCGCCATGGTGACGGCGGTGGCTTCCCGTGTGCAGGCCCAGAGGAAACAGATTGATGAGGTGCTGGCCTTGTTCCAGCTGACCCCAGAGCAGCTGGTGGGCGTGCAGCACAAGATGCGGACTGAGTTCGAGTACGGGCTGAAGAGGAAGACGCAGGCGCTGGCCACAGTCAAGATGCTGCCCACCTACGTCTGCGGGATGCCCGACGGCACAG AGAAAGGAAAGTTCCTGGCCCTGGATTTAGGGGGGACTAACTTCCGGGTCCTCCTGGTGAAGATCAGAAGTGGACGGAGGTCAGTGCGAATGTACAACAAGATCTTTGCCATCCCCCTGGAGATCATGCAGGGCACTGGCGAGGAG CTGTTCGACCACATCGTGCAGTGCATCGCCGACTTCCTGGACTACATGGGCCTCAAGGGAGCCCGGCTGCCTTTGGGCTTCACCTTCTCCTTTCCCTGCAGGCAAATGAGCATTGACAAG GGAACACTCATAGGGTGGACCAAAGGCTTCAAGGCCACCGACTGTGAAGGGGAGGATGTGGTGGACATGCTCAGAGAAGCCATCAAGAGGAGAAAT GAGTTCGACCTGGACATAGTTGCGGTTGTGAATGACACAGTGGGGACCATGATGACCTGTGGCTATGAAGATCCTAACTGTGAGATTGGCTTGATTGCAG GGACAGGAAGCAACATGTGCTACATGGAGGAGTTGCGGAACATCGAGCTGGTGGACGGGGATGAGGGCAAGATGTGTATCAACACAGAGTGGGGAGGATTTGGAGACAATGGCTGCATAGATGACATCCGGACCCAGTACGACAAGGAGGTGGATGAGGGGTCCTTGAATCCTGGCAAACAGAG ATATGAGAAAATGACCAGTGGCATGTACCTGGGGGAGATCGTGCGGCAGATCCTGATTGACCTGACCAAACAGGGTCTCCTCTTCCGAGGGCAGATTTCAGAGCGACTCCGGACCAGGGGCATCTTTGAAACCAAGTTCCTGTCCCAGATTGAAAG CGACCGGCTGGCCCTCCTCCAGGTCCGGAGGATCCTGCAGCAGCTGGGCCTGGACAGCACATGTGAGGACAGCATCGTGGTGAAGGAGGTGTGTGGAGCCGTGTCCCGCAGGGCGGCCCAGCTCTGTGGCGCAGGCCTGGCTGCCATCGtggaaaagaggagagaagacCAGGGGCTGGAGCACCTGAAGATCACCGTGGGCGTGGACGGCACCCTGTACAAGCTGCACCCTCA CTTTTCCCGGGTGCTGCAGGAAACAGTGAGAGCACTAGCCCCCCAGAGTGACGTGGCGTTCATGCTGTCAGAAGACGGCAGTGGAAAGGGAGCAGCTCTCATCACTGCGGTGGCCAAGAGGACACAGCAGTCACAGAAGGAGAACTAG